In Nostoc piscinale CENA21, the genomic stretch CTTTCTGCCCTTCTGCTATGCCCCAAGCATAAAACTCTTCTGGGGTAGCAATTTGTAATGGGATACCAATAGCACCTTGAAAATTTACTCCTTGGAGGTAAGCCTTGGTAAATTCCGCATTCCCCAAATAAGTGTTTCTTAAATCTGCACCGGCAAGATTCGCCCCATTGAATTTAGCTTCGGTTAAGTTAGCACCAAATAATCCTGCACCAGCTAAGTTTGCACCGCGTAAATCAGCACCAGCTAAATTAGCGCGGCTGAGATTTGCACCAGTGAGATTTGCACCACTCAAATTTGCCCCAGATAAATCAGCTAAAACTAAACCTGCACCAGTCAAATCACAGTTTTGACATTGTTTTGTAGCTAATAACTGTGTCAAATGTTCGGGATTGGCTGCTTGGGCAGTTGAGCTGGCACTGATGGCGGTAACAAATATAATTGTGGCTAAAATTGGGCTTTTCATACTTGGGTGTGGCAATATTTACTGCTCAAAACTCACAATTAGGCTATAAATTTATACTTCAGCCTATGATATGAAGAGTTTGAGCAATTTGCCCTCAGTAGATGCCTAGATGAGTTAATGAATTTGCATAACAGCAAAATCTCCAGGCTGGTAAAAATCTATTTTTTGACTTGTATTGCTGGGAACAGACCAACCTATCTCTGCAATTAAGCGTAAAACCAAAGTTAAAAGAGTTGCAAGTAAGAGTTTTTCTAGCATGACCCCCTCCCCCACATCCACCACACAATAATTGAAACTTATACTTACATAAGTATAGATTATGATTACCCCAAAGGCTACGTCAGACTTACTTAAGTCTCAATGATTTATATCTGGTTTTTGTGTGATGCTAATCACATAACAGGTAGGGAATCATTAGCGAGGCGATGGCTTTTCATCTCAGTATTAAACTAACTGATAAATCTGTCGTTCACAGGAATTGCTGAAAGTGGTTGTGAGTGAAGGCAATGCCCCTGCAAGCACTCTTTCAGGGTATGCTTTGATCGGCATATTCAGTCTCCTGACTTCATGATTTTCTATCTGGCACAATTAAGAGTTTATTTTTACTATTAATACGAATTAACAAAATAATATTTTTAATGCTTTTTGACAAAAAATAGTATAAAAAATTACAAAAAAATTTTAACTGTCTTATCTGTCTGATAATCGTTCTTAATTTGTGGCTTAACTGTCTTATCTATCTTCATATTTTTTTACAGAAAAATTAGAAGAATCCCCAAAAATTTCGGTTTGTCTGGCTTTACTTTTGTTTGGAGTTCCGTTGTGTAGTACTAGCAATACCAACTATATAGCTTTTATACCAACTTTTATGGTAGTAATTGGAAATCTTGAATTCAGGGACTTCCAAAAATTAACTTATTCAATTGGGAGGGAGGAGAAGATGAATAAACTGCTTCTCTTTCAAAAGCTCATAGCATCATTCCTGAAGTCTGAGTTCTTCTTTAATTAATTGAAATTCTTCTACTCCCAACTTTTAAGTTAGCAGCAACTTAT encodes the following:
- a CDS encoding pentapeptide repeat-containing protein, yielding MKSPILATIIFVTAISASSTAQAANPEHLTQLLATKQCQNCDLTGAGLVLADLSGANLSGANLTGANLSRANLAGADLRGANLAGAGLFGANLTEAKFNGANLAGADLRNTYLGNAEFTKAYLQGVNFQGAIGIPLQIATPEEFYAWGIAEGQKGNHQQAISYFSQAIAAKPEYAGAYLARGIAKYQLFDRQGAFADAQIAEKLFNTQQNGDGTQTAQAFIKELQTPYKENVTTGKASFFDFVGSVGSILLQFLPF